A single window of Ictalurus furcatus strain D&B chromosome 3, Billie_1.0, whole genome shotgun sequence DNA harbors:
- the bnc2 gene encoding zinc finger protein basonuclin-2 isoform X3, with translation MLYGTHALPVRLKILLDRLFSVLKQDEVLHILHGLGWTLRDYVRGYILQDAAGKVLDRWTIMSREEEIITLQQFLRFGETKSIVELMAIQEKEGQAVTVPSSKADSGIRTFIESNNRTRSPGLLTHLENSSPSSIHHFENIPNSLAFLLPFQYINPVSAPMLGLPPNGLNLDQAALRLREPNLSNQSEPVESSESEVSLSPFRNSQSPNRGALGAIPNSIEPKTEPNGSSPITTTPSAQQVQQQQTQQQQQQQIQQQQQPQSNAINDHHFVKNEQSKNLHSSFSSKMHRMRRMGTPSRKGRVCCNACGKTFYDKGTLKIHYNAVHLKIKHRCTIEGCNMVFSSLRSRNRHSANPNPRLHMPMLRNNRDKDLIRSTSGSATPVISSTKSGFTLTSPGRPPLGFATPPLDPMMQSPLQSPLVFPSLKSVQPVQPIPPFYRNLLSPADIVSPPVSLPTSPILPTTTNSTSIMDQQQQILAASSNSHMSETGSLSHHLSTTSSAPDPITIDPMPKKKPRKSSMPVKIEKDREVPEDYDDKDDDEDDDSCHHRHPASHLHNNINGNCNNNNNSSSGHQSPSQDEMTEGTSELRCMDSFTSEDQDHERDFENESETSESKMFYRDEPMDAEEHRHASRRNMDKDKDDGEEDGHIHKEVEEKRRSSPSPHQPVIKIKEELNDPTYDMFCMGQYNLYNGGMAAAAAAAASMAALHESFISSMGYGSSSPKFHSQSPEGDLCSSPDPKICYVCKKSFKSSYSVKLHYKNVHLKEMHVCTVAGCNAAFPSRRSRDRHSSNINLHRKLLTKELDDFVLDPQLMPLPRDMRAELAAKIYSGHRHEDPVSPIGNGYRGDSDYVALDLSTASSVHSSGSVQSSRDSDEASDEGVLLDELDVSEGEEAGPGLGEGVGLVTSDPASSPSTGTNGGILCTICHKMYSNKGTLRVHYKTVHLREMHKCKVPGCNMMFSSVRSRNRHSQNPNLHKNAPFISMLD, from the exons GATGCTGCAGGCAAGGTGCTGGACCGCTGGACCATCATGTCCCGTGAAGAGGAGATCATTACCCTGCAGCAGTTTCTACGCTTCGGAGAGACCAAATCCATCGTGGAGCTCATGGCGATCCAGGAGAAGGAAGGCCAAGCGGTCACGGTGCCCTCGTCAAAGGCCGACTCCGGCATCCGGACTTTTATCGAAAGCAACAACCGCACACGCAGTCCTGGCCTCCTTACACACTTGGAGAACAGCAGCCCTTCTAGTATCCATCATTTTGAGAACATCCCCAACAGTTTGGCTTTCCTGCTGCCCTTCCAGTACATCAATCCCGTCTCGGCTCCCATGTTGGGGCTGCCGCCCAACGGGCTAAACTTGGACCAAGCGGCACTGAGGCTCCGAGAACCAAACCTTTCCAATCAGAGCGAACCAGTAGAGAGCAGTGAATCCGAAGTGTCTCTATCGCCTTTCCGAAACAGCCAGAGTCCAAACCGAGGCGCCTTAGGGGCCATTCCCAATTCCATTGAGCCCAAGACAGAACCTAATGGATCATCACCTATCACAACAACCCCGTCTGCACAGCAAGTCCAACAACAGCaaacacagcagcagcaacagcagcagatccaacagcagcagcagccccAGTCTAATGCCATAAATGACCACCACTTTGTGAAAAATGAGCAGTCAAAGAACCTTCACTCTTCGTTCTCTTCCAAGATGCACCGCATGCGTCGCATGGGTACTCCGTCACGCAAGGGTCGCGTCTGCTGCAATGCCTGTGGCAAGACCTTCTACGACAAGGGCACGCTGAAGATCCACTATAATGCTGTACATCTGAAGATCAAGCATCGTTGCACGATTGAGGGATGCAACATGGTCTTCAGCTCCCTGCGTAGCCGCAATCGCCACAGCGCCAATCCCAACCCTCGCCTCCACATGCCTATGCTGAGAAACAACCGAGATAAAGACCTCATTCGCTCCACTTCCGGATCGGCCACCCCGGTCATCTCTAGTACCAAGAGTGGATTCACTCTAACAAGTCCTGGACGGCCTCCGCTAGGCTTTGCAACTCCTCCTCTCGATCCAATGATGCAATCCCCCCTTCAAAGTCCTCTGGTCTTCCCGTCTCTGAAGTCAGTGCAGCCGGTACAACCCATCCCACCTTTCTACCGCAACTTGCTTTCTCCCGCTGACATTGTAAGTCCTCCGGTGTCCCTTCCCACCAGTCCAATTCTACCCACTACCACCAACAGCACCTCCATCATGGACCAACAGCAGCAGATCTTAGCTGCCAGCTCCAACAGCCACATGTCTGAGACAGGATCTTTGTCTCACCACCTTTCCACCACCTCAAGTGCCCCAGATCCCATCACCATCGACCCTATGCCCAAGAAGAAGCCTCGCAAGTCCAGCATGCCTGTCAAGATTGAGAAAGATCGAGAGGTACCGGAGGATTACGACGACAAAGACGACGACGAAGATGATGACAGTTGCCATCATCGTCACCCTGCATCTCACCTCCATAACAACATCAATGGaaactgcaacaacaacaacaacagcagcagcggGCATCAATCGCCCTCCCAGGATGAGATGACGGAAGGCACCAGTGAGCTGCGCTGCATGGACAGCTTCACCTCAGAGGACCAGGACCACGAGCGTGACTTTGAGAATGAGTCCGAGACTTCTGAGTCCAAGATGTTCTACCGCGATGAGCCAATGGACGCCGAAGAGCATCGCCACGCCTCCAGAAGAAACATGGACAAAGACAAGGATGACGGAGAGGAAGACGGTCACATCCATAAAGAGGTAGAAGAAAAGAGACGCTCCTCGCCGTCCCCACATCAACCGGTCATCAAAATCAAAGAAGAACTCAACGATCCTACCTACGACATGTTCTGCATGGGGCAATACAACCTGTACAATGGTGGGATGGCTGCCGCAGCTGCCGCCGCCGCGAGTATGGCTGCCTTGCACGAAAGCTTCATCTCCTCCATGGGTTACGGATCAAGTTCACCCAAATTTCACTCCCAGTCTCCAGAGGGCGATCTCTGTTCCAGCCCCGACCCTAAAATCTGCTACGTCTGCAAGAAGAGCTTCAAGAGCTCCTACAGTGTCAAACTGCACTACAAAAATGTGCACCTGAAAGAGATGCACGTCTGCACGGTGGCCGGATGCAACGCTGCTTTCCCTTCCCGACGAAGCCGAGACAG GCACAGCTCCAACATCAACCTCCACCGCAAACTTCTGACCAAAGAACTGGACGACTTCGTCCTCGACCCCCAGCTCATGCCGCTTCCCCGGGACATGCGTGCCGAGTTAGCAGCCAAAATCTACTCTGGACACCGACACGAGGACCCCGTGTCCCCTATAGGCAACGGTTACCGCGGCGACAGCGATTACGTGGCGCTGGACCTGAGCACGGCGTCGAGCGTCCACTCGAGCGGCAGCGTCCAGTCGTCACGCGATTCGGACGAGGCCAGCGACGAAGGCGTGCTCCTGGACGAGCTGGACGTTAGCGAGGGAGAGGAAGCGGGGCCTGGGTTAGGTGAAGGGGTGGGGCTGGTGACCTCCGACCCCGCCTCCTCGCCGTCAACAGGCACTAACGGCGGCATCCTGTGCACAATCTGCCACAAAATGTACAGCAACAAAGGGACGCTGCGTGTGCACTACAAAACGGTTCACCTGCGTGAGATGCACAAGTGCAAAGTCCCCGGGTGCAACATGATGTTCTCGTCCGTCCGCAGCCGGAACCGACACAGCCAGAACCCCAACCTGCACAAAAACGCACCCTTCATCTCCATGCTCGACTAG